The Winogradskyella schleiferi genome has a window encoding:
- a CDS encoding 2OG-Fe(II) oxygenase: MSRLFEAIPFVENVLYEKIISDISTQKYSIIDNFFTNAEVLALRESLLHKYEEDTFKKSAIGNKVNEVVKKAVRGDIILWIDERFINAAEQLFFNKINDLKDYLNRTCFLGINQKEFHYAIYPKDTFYKRHLDTFQNDDRRKLSFVCYLNSEDWKPENGGELVLYLDKEDKIIYPFPGKIVIFESQIIEHEVKPVNTPRMSITGWLKTR; this comes from the coding sequence GTGAGCAGGCTATTTGAAGCTATTCCGTTTGTTGAAAATGTACTGTATGAAAAAATCATTTCAGATATTTCGACTCAAAAATACAGTATTATAGACAATTTTTTTACCAATGCTGAGGTTTTAGCATTGCGTGAGTCTTTGCTACATAAATACGAGGAAGATACCTTTAAAAAATCTGCAATAGGTAATAAAGTAAATGAGGTGGTCAAAAAAGCGGTAAGAGGCGATATTATTCTTTGGATTGATGAACGTTTTATTAATGCTGCTGAGCAATTGTTTTTCAACAAAATAAATGATTTAAAAGACTATCTTAACCGAACCTGTTTTTTGGGCATTAACCAGAAAGAGTTTCACTATGCCATATATCCTAAAGATACATTTTATAAGAGGCATTTAGATACTTTTCAGAATGATGACAGACGCAAATTATCGTTTGTTTGTTATCTTAACAGTGAAGATTGGAAACCTGAAAACGGAGGAGAATTAGTTTTATATTTAGATAAAGAAGACAAAATTATTTATCCTTTTCCTGGTAAGATTGTAATTTTTGAAAGTCAAATTATTGAGCACGAAGTAAAACCAGTAAACACGCCAAGAATGAGTATAACAGGCTGGCTAAAAACACGTTAA
- a CDS encoding MATE family efflux transporter, producing the protein MSTTITLKQINKLAIPALISGVSEPILSLTDAAIIGNMEQNATVSLAAVGIVTTFLSMLIWVLGQTRSAISSIISQYLGAGNVEAVKNLPAQAIFVITGLSFIIIAVTFPLASQIFKLYNASGSVLDFSVDYYRIRVFGFPFTLFTIAVFGTFRGLQNTYYPMLIAISGAISNIALDVILVYGVEDVIPAMHIKGAAYASVIAQLIMAVLSAFYLLKKTEIPLLVTLPFNTEMKRFTLMILNLFVRTIALNIALYFGTSFATKYGESYIAAYTIAINLWFLGAFLIDGYASAGNILSGKLFGAKDYKSLIDLSNKLIKYGILIGVFMGLIGAIFYYPLGNIFSNDEKVLSKFYDIFWIILAMQPLCALAFIFDGVFKGLGKMKYLRNVLLFSTLIVFVPVIYWTDSLDYKLYGIFITFTLWMVARGLPLIIKFRKTFNTLAQNT; encoded by the coding sequence GTGAGCACAACTATAACCTTAAAACAAATCAACAAACTCGCTATTCCTGCATTGATTTCTGGAGTGTCGGAACCTATTTTATCGTTAACCGATGCTGCCATAATTGGTAATATGGAACAGAATGCCACAGTATCTTTAGCTGCAGTAGGCATTGTTACCACATTTCTATCCATGTTAATATGGGTTTTAGGACAAACTCGCAGTGCCATTTCTTCCATTATCTCACAATATTTAGGTGCAGGAAATGTTGAAGCCGTCAAAAATCTACCTGCCCAAGCAATTTTTGTCATTACAGGTTTGAGCTTCATTATTATAGCTGTTACTTTTCCATTAGCATCACAGATTTTCAAACTTTACAATGCTTCTGGAAGTGTCTTGGATTTTAGTGTGGATTATTATCGTATTCGGGTTTTTGGCTTTCCGTTTACCTTATTTACCATTGCTGTATTTGGCACGTTTAGAGGACTTCAAAATACCTACTATCCCATGTTGATTGCGATTTCTGGTGCGATTTCCAATATAGCTTTAGATGTCATTCTTGTTTATGGTGTTGAAGATGTTATACCTGCCATGCACATCAAAGGTGCTGCTTATGCAAGTGTTATTGCGCAACTGATTATGGCCGTACTTTCGGCTTTTTATTTACTTAAAAAAACAGAAATTCCCTTATTGGTTACCTTGCCTTTCAATACAGAAATGAAACGTTTTACTTTAATGATTCTTAATTTATTCGTCAGAACCATAGCCTTAAATATTGCCTTGTATTTTGGAACTAGCTTTGCCACAAAATATGGCGAAAGTTATATTGCAGCCTATACTATTGCCATTAACCTTTGGTTTTTAGGGGCTTTTCTTATAGATGGTTATGCAAGTGCCGGTAATATCTTATCAGGAAAATTATTTGGAGCAAAAGATTACAAAAGCCTTATTGATTTAAGTAATAAATTGATTAAATATGGCATTCTGATTGGAGTTTTTATGGGATTAATAGGTGCTATCTTTTATTACCCACTAGGAAACATATTCAGTAATGACGAAAAGGTGCTCTCTAAATTCTACGACATATTTTGGATTATTCTGGCCATGCAACCTCTATGTGCCTTAGCCTTTATTTTCGATGGTGTTTTTAAAGGGCTTGGTAAAATGAAATATCTCAGAAACGTACTTCTTTTTTCTACACTTATAGTTTTTGTTCCCGTTATTTATTGGACAGATAGTTTAGACTATAAACTCTACGGTATTTTTATAACATTTACGCTTTGGATGGTTGCACGTGGCTTGCCATTAATTATAAAATTCCGTAAAACATTTAATACCCTTGCTCAAAACACTTAA
- a CDS encoding GNAT family N-acetyltransferase codes for MIRKAEDKDIDCIISITKACAKRMISKGIYQWNAYYPTSKAFEKDIKRNELYVLEINHHVSGCIVISTVMDKEYVPMKWLTPNKNNIYIHRLAIHPKYQGLGYAQQLMAFAEHFAIDNNYSFIRLDTFSQNKRNQKFYELRGYKRLGDIFFPKQSKFPFHCYELIL; via the coding sequence ATGATTCGTAAGGCAGAAGATAAAGATATTGATTGTATTATAAGCATCACAAAAGCCTGTGCTAAACGTATGATTTCCAAAGGAATTTATCAATGGAACGCATATTATCCCACTTCAAAAGCATTTGAAAAAGATATAAAAAGAAATGAGCTTTATGTATTGGAAATCAACCATCACGTTTCTGGATGCATTGTGATTTCTACTGTAATGGATAAAGAATATGTTCCTATGAAATGGTTAACACCAAATAAAAACAATATTTACATTCATCGTTTGGCTATTCATCCAAAGTATCAAGGATTGGGTTATGCGCAACAACTTATGGCCTTTGCCGAGCATTTTGCTATAGATAACAACTATAGTTTCATTCGATTAGACACCTTTTCACAGAATAAAAGAAACCAAAAGTTTTACGAACTTCGCGGTTATAAACGATTAGGTGATATTTTCTTTCCAAAGCAAAGTAAGTTTCCTTTTCATTGTTACGAGTTAATATTGTGA
- a CDS encoding universal stress protein, translating into MKTILVPVGSSKNAQSHLQYAVDFAKAFGAKIYAVQIYNVYTKAGTMIKIDHILEAESKSFLESHIASIDKKGVEVIARTFKGKLVDTLEKVCKALEVDLIVLEPRTNSIKEEVYLGKTSGKIIKQTQIPALIVPEGYTFKPFSKLLLALKSATIKKENVLYPLQAIKAQFKADVSLLLVKTPYHKKHDFDINDELKSLITTTSKAESPTTFMAFLEHYKENNPDLLCVVRRKRGFFTKLWEKNTILKKDFHSTKMPVLVLSGLK; encoded by the coding sequence ATGAAAACGATATTAGTTCCTGTTGGTTCCTCGAAAAACGCACAATCGCATTTACAATATGCTGTAGATTTTGCAAAAGCGTTTGGTGCAAAAATATATGCAGTTCAAATATATAATGTTTATACTAAAGCTGGTACAATGATTAAGATAGATCATATTTTAGAAGCTGAATCTAAATCGTTTTTAGAAAGTCATATTGCATCAATTGATAAAAAAGGTGTGGAGGTAATTGCTAGAACGTTTAAGGGGAAATTAGTAGACACGTTAGAAAAGGTGTGTAAAGCATTGGAAGTTGACTTAATTGTTTTAGAACCACGCACCAACTCCATAAAAGAGGAAGTTTATTTAGGAAAAACGTCTGGTAAGATTATAAAGCAAACGCAGATTCCGGCTTTAATTGTTCCTGAAGGTTATACGTTTAAACCATTTTCAAAACTTTTGTTAGCCCTAAAATCCGCAACGATTAAAAAAGAAAATGTCTTATATCCTTTGCAAGCTATTAAAGCGCAATTTAAAGCTGATGTCTCACTACTTTTAGTGAAAACACCATATCATAAAAAACATGATTTTGATATCAATGATGAATTGAAATCGCTCATTACTACAACTTCAAAAGCAGAAAGCCCTACAACATTCATGGCTTTTTTAGAGCATTACAAGGAAAATAATCCTGATTTGTTGTGTGTAGTAAGGCGTAAAAGAGGATTTTTTACTAAGCTTTGGGAAAAAAACACCATTTTAAAGAAGGATTTTCATAGTACTAAAATGCCTGTTTTGGTTTTAAGTGGGTTGAAATAA